The Watersipora subatra chromosome 1, tzWatSuba1.1, whole genome shotgun sequence genome has a window encoding:
- the LOC137385691 gene encoding sodium/hydrogen exchanger 8-like, translating to MKSTMRWIFFVVIILCIFGLESKKQKHVTETTSTTVASTSSPNATTEAINSTAAEPHTTVELLLTSQSAAQEEKHSSFTIFFILLVLSFCILTTHLLIVTKFHYLPESVAIVIVGGIIGGILKILSTYGLVDLHNEEAFPPTIFFLVMLPPIIFESGYNLHKGNFFANFGTILLFAILGTVLSACVIGSGIYLLGVADVAYRLTLLESFAFGSLISAVDPVATLAIFQALDVDAILYMLVFGESVLNDAVSIVLTSTIIAMGKPEFGDVSGARAFGYGLGKFCVMFFASSAIGIASAVVSACAFKFVDLRKTPSLEIALMLIFSYLPYGLAEGLGLSGIMAVLFAGIVMSHYTHRNLSPITQITVQQTFRTVAFMAETCVFAYLGMSIFSMGHHIEVAFVLWAIVLCLVGRALNIYPLAFVANKFRSHKITPKQQFIMWFSGLRGAIAFALSLHLDIGKDKRQVLVTSTLIIVLFTLLFLGGGTMPLMTILNKKKKKSRKRIELNLSKTKEMGDTVETTSEHTEAEEVRTVSKPHISRFMSLDHKYFIPWLTRPMTVQEVREGQKQMATLTDKWYKEVSQRSTTESSSEDDLFASTERHPLVDTESL from the exons ATGAAATCAACAATGCGGTGGATCTTTTTTGTTGTGATTATTCTATGCATCTTTGGCTTGGAGTCTAAAAAGCAAAAGCATGTTACGGAGACAACATCCACCACAGTTGCTTCTACATCCTCACCAAATGCTACGACTGAAGCTAT TAACAGCACTGCGGCGGAACCACATACTACTGTTGAATTGTTACTCACTTCCCAGAGTGCTGCTCAGGAGGAAAAGCACAGCAGCTTCACCATATTCTTTATTCTATTGGTCCTTT CTTTTTGTATCCTCACCACTCATCTACTTATTGTCACGAAGTTTCACTACCTTCCTGAGAGTGTCGCCATAGTCATAGTAG GAGGAATTATTGGTGGGATTCTCAAAATCCTGTCTACTTATGGTTTGGTTGACTTACATAATGAAGAAGCTTTTCCTCCTACCATCTTCTTTTTAGTCATGCTTCCTCCTATCATATTTGAGTCAGGCTACAACTTACACAAG GGCAACTTTTTTGCAAACTTTGGAACAATCCTCCTCTTTGCTATACTGGGAACAGTTTTATCAGCTTGTGTGATTGGCAGTGGAATATATTTGCTTGGAGTG GCTGATGTTGCCTATCGTCTCACACTCCTGGAAAGTTTTGCATTCGGTTCTCTAATCTCAGCTGTGGATCCTGTGGCCACTCTCGCCATCTTCCAAGCTCTTGATGTAGATGCCATTTTGTACATGCTTGTGTTTGGTGAAAGTGTGCTGAATGATGCTGTATCCATTGTGCTCACGAG CACCATCATCGCAATGGGAAAACCTGAGTTCGGAGATGTCAGCGGTGCTCGGGCATTCGGTTACGGTCTTGGCAAATTCTGTGTAATGTTTTTCGCTTCTTCTGCTATTGGCATAGCCTCAGCTGTTGTAAGTGCCTgtgcttttaagtttgttgaTTTACGGAAAACTCCTTCCCTGGAAATAGCTCTCATGCTAATATTCTCATACTTGCCTTATGGCTTGGCAGAAGGTCTTGGGCTCTCAG GAATAATGGCTGTCTTATTTGCCGGCATTGTCATGTCTCACTACACTCATCGAAATCTTTCCCCAATCACTCAAATCACAGTGCAGCAGACATTCCGCACTGTCGCTTTTATGGCTGAAACCTGTGTATTCGCTTACCTTGGCATGTCCATATTTAGCATGGGTCACCACATTGAGGTCGCCTTTGTTCTATGGGCCATT GTGCTGTGTCTGGTGGGCAGAGCTCTCAATATCTACCCACTTGCATTTGTGGCTAACAAGTTTCGCAGTCATAAGATAACTCCTAAACAACAGTTCATCATGTGGTTCAGCG GTTTGCGAGGAGCTATAGCCTTTGCTCTTAGTTTACATTTAGATATCGGAAAGGACAAACGTCAGGTTCTGGTGACATCAACTCTCATCATAGTTCTGTTTACACTGCTGTTTTTGGGTGGTGGCACCATGCCACTCATGACT ATTCTCAATAAAAAGAAGAAGAAATCACGGAagagaattgaattgaatcTGAGCAAAACCAAAGAGATG GGTGATACAGTTGAGACAACTTCAGAACATACGGAGGCGGAGGAAGTACGAACTGTTAGCAAGCCACATATAAGCCGCTTCATGTCTCTAGATCACAAGTACTTTATCCCATGGCTCACCAGACCAATGACGGTACAAGAAGTTAGAGAAG GTCAGAAGCAGATGGCTACTTTAACAGATAAGTGGTATAAAGAGGTCAGTCAGAGGTCAACAACGGAATCCTCATCTGAAGATGATTTATTTGCATCAACTGAGCGGCATCCGTTAGTTGACACTGAGAGTctgtga
- the LOC137385692 gene encoding endophilin-A3-like: MSFAGFKKQYNKVNQLVSEKIGGAKGTELDDDYLEMERKTDVTDKLVSEIINKTQEFLQPNPATRAKLATQAALSKMKGQQRHLVYTQPESTLGDTLSKYGAELSEGSPSGFGEACKETGVAFSHLSEAKDSLEENVKQNFLYPLHQLQSKDIKEIQHHRKKTAGRRLDYDCKRRKKEKGVSEEELSQAEEKFADSKELTETAMFNLLSNDVEQISQVKGFVDALLEYHESSVTILTELKETLDKKSDEAAGKPKATHVPKRIGSTASKNSNPYDASDSNGKTGSYSFGAPASAPVYAEPIVNQPVTKLTPTAKALYDFEPENDGELGFKEDDIIELTQQIDENWFEGKIRGQVGYFPVNYVEVVNPL, encoded by the exons CTTGTGAGTGAAAAGATAGGAGGAGCGAAAGGAACAGAACTTGATGATGACTATCTCGAAATGGAAAGG AAAACTGACGTCACGGATAAGCTGGTCTCCgaaatcattaataaaactcAAGAGTTTCTTCAGCCCAATCCAG CTACTAGAGCCAAACTCGCTACACAGGCAGCCCTGTCTAAGATGAAAGGTCAGCAGCGTCACCTGGTATACACTCAGCCCGAGTCAACGCTCGGCGACACCCTGTCAAAGTATGGCGCCGAACTAAGTGAGGGCTCACCTTCAGGCTTCG GTGAAGCCTGCAAGGAAACGGGAGTCGCTTTCTCACATTTATCTGAAGCTAAAGACTCTTTAGAAGAAAATGTCAAGCAGAACTTCTTGTATCCATTGCACCAGTTGCAGAGTAAAGATATAAAGGAGATACAG CACCACCGTAAGAAGACTGCCGGCAGGCGATTAGACTATGACTGCAAGAGAAGAAAGAAAGAAAAAG GAGTTTCTGAGGAAGAACTGTCTCAGGCAGAGGAAAAGTTTGCGGACTCAAAAGAGCTCACTGAGACGGCCATGTTCAACCTACTTTCAAATGATGTCGAACAGATTTCGCAAGTCAAAGGTTTTGTAGATGCACTTCTCGAATACCATGAGAGCTCTGTAACTATTTTAACTGAGCTCAAGGAGACCCTAGATAAAAA AAGTGATGAAGCGGCTGGCAAGCCAAAAGCTACACACGTTCCAAAGAGGATAGGTTCAACCGCCTCTAAGAACAGCAACCCTTACGATGCATCTGATAGCAATGGTAAAACTGGTTCCTATAGTTTTGGAGCCCCTGCCAGCGCCCCTGTCTACGCGGAGCCTATTGTCAATCAGCCAG TCACCAAACTAACTCCAACAGCAAAGGCCTTGTACGACTTCGAGCCAGAAAATGATGGTGAGTTGGGTTTTAAAGAAGATGACATAATAGAGCTAACTCAACAAATTGATGAAAACTGGTTCGAAGGAAAAATCCGAGGACAGGTTGGTTACTTCCCCGTCAACTATGTTGAAGTTGTAAATCCCTTATAA